The Streptomyces nitrosporeus genome includes a window with the following:
- a CDS encoding polyphosphate polymerase domain-containing protein, producing MSRPDTAPPREPAPGPPEGTPPLHVASRLHAFNRFELKYLVPVDQAAEIRDELSERMDRDLNSPPGGYGVWSLYYDSPQLRFYWEKIEGLKFRRKLRIRHYGDPAGVTDASPVCVEIKQRVNRVTQKRRITLPYGTARRLCDARETVEHGPKERPFVHEVLDLVVRLNLRPTAITGYQREALVGRGSDTGLRVTFDRRVRGRDRDFHFGLAGAENRFTIPPHMAVMEIKVDERTPYWITDLAARRNLNLVRISKYVQSIEAFGLAPRSVFHIGDADCPPPPATPLDPQPPVHEAPVKAGAQ from the coding sequence GTGTCGCGACCCGACACGGCCCCGCCCCGGGAACCCGCCCCCGGGCCCCCGGAGGGCACCCCACCGCTGCATGTGGCGAGCAGGCTGCACGCGTTCAACAGATTCGAGCTCAAGTACCTGGTGCCGGTGGACCAGGCCGCCGAGATCCGTGACGAACTGTCCGAGCGGATGGACCGCGACCTGAACAGCCCGCCCGGCGGCTACGGCGTGTGGAGCCTGTACTACGACAGCCCGCAGCTGCGGTTCTACTGGGAGAAGATCGAGGGCCTGAAGTTCCGGCGCAAGCTGCGCATCCGGCACTACGGCGATCCGGCCGGTGTCACGGACGCGTCGCCCGTCTGCGTCGAGATCAAGCAGCGCGTCAACCGGGTCACCCAGAAGCGCCGCATCACCCTCCCCTACGGCACCGCCCGCCGGCTCTGCGACGCCCGGGAGACGGTGGAGCACGGGCCGAAGGAACGGCCCTTCGTGCACGAGGTGCTCGACCTGGTCGTCCGGCTGAACCTCCGGCCGACGGCGATCACCGGTTACCAGCGTGAGGCGCTGGTCGGGCGCGGCTCGGACACCGGACTGCGGGTGACCTTCGACCGGCGGGTGCGGGGCCGCGACCGCGACTTCCACTTCGGCCTGGCCGGAGCGGAGAACCGGTTCACCATCCCGCCGCACATGGCGGTGATGGAGATCAAGGTCGACGAGCGCACGCCGTACTGGATCACGGATCTGGCCGCGCGCCGGAATCTGAACCTCGTACGGATCTCCAAGTACGTGCAGTCGATCGAGGCGTTCGGGCTGGCACCCCGGTCCGTCTTCCACATCGGTGACGCGGACTGTCCGCCGCCGCCCGCCACCCCCCTCGACCCACAGCCGCCGGTGCACGAGGCGCCGGTGAAAGCAGGAGCACAGTGA
- a CDS encoding OsmC family protein: protein MATTRQAHTVWEGNLLEGTGVVTLDSSGIGEYPVSWPSRAEQANGKTSPEELIAAAHSSCFSMALSNGLASAGNPPARLNTKAEVTFQPGTGITGIHLTVEGEVPGLDEAGFVKAAEDAKANCPVSQALTGTTITLTASLV, encoded by the coding sequence ATGGCTACCACGCGTCAGGCCCACACCGTCTGGGAGGGCAACCTGCTCGAGGGCACGGGCGTCGTCACCCTCGATTCCTCGGGTATCGGGGAGTACCCGGTCTCCTGGCCGTCCCGCGCGGAGCAGGCCAACGGCAAGACCAGCCCGGAGGAGCTCATCGCGGCCGCGCACTCCAGCTGCTTCTCGATGGCGCTCTCCAACGGCCTTGCCTCCGCGGGCAATCCGCCGGCCCGGCTGAACACCAAGGCCGAGGTCACCTTCCAGCCCGGTACGGGCATCACCGGCATCCACCTCACGGTGGAGGGCGAGGTCCCGGGGCTGGACGAGGCGGGCTTCGTCAAGGCCGCCGAGGACGCCAAGGCCAACTGCCCGGTCAGCCAGGCCCTGACGGGCACGACGATCACGCTCACCGCGTCGCTGGTCTGA
- a CDS encoding pyrimidine reductase family protein: protein MRRLLPVTDLTRTAPEAPEAPGAGPGRSADREWTLDELADAYAYPEDGRPLLRANMVSTLDGAAQHDGRSQGISCAADMRIFGTLRGLADAVVVGAETVRLEGYRPARAREAFAARRAAAGQAPAPAIAVVTGSMDLDFSLPLFVSPLVPTLVITGAAAPFDRIRAAREAGAEVLIAGEGASVEPERAVAELAARGHTRLLTEGGPRLLGQFVAAGVLDELCLTISPMLTAGSAQRIAGGPAMEVPERFCLTSLLEEAGFLFSRYGKI, encoded by the coding sequence ATGCGACGCCTGCTCCCTGTGACGGATCTGACACGTACGGCCCCCGAGGCCCCCGAGGCCCCCGGGGCTGGCCCGGGCCGGTCCGCCGACCGCGAGTGGACCCTGGACGAGCTGGCCGACGCCTACGCCTACCCCGAGGACGGGCGCCCGCTGCTGCGGGCCAACATGGTGAGCACCCTGGACGGCGCGGCCCAGCACGACGGACGCTCGCAGGGCATCTCCTGCGCCGCGGACATGCGGATCTTCGGCACCCTGCGGGGGCTGGCCGACGCCGTCGTCGTCGGCGCCGAGACCGTACGGCTGGAGGGCTACCGCCCCGCCCGCGCCCGGGAGGCGTTCGCGGCCCGGCGCGCGGCCGCCGGGCAGGCGCCCGCGCCCGCGATCGCCGTCGTGACCGGCAGCATGGACCTGGACTTCTCGCTCCCGCTGTTCGTCTCGCCCCTGGTGCCCACCCTGGTGATCACCGGCGCGGCGGCGCCTTTTGACCGCATCAGGGCGGCCCGCGAGGCGGGTGCCGAGGTGCTGATCGCCGGGGAAGGCGCCTCGGTCGAGCCGGAGCGGGCGGTGGCGGAACTGGCCGCCCGGGGCCACACCCGGCTGCTGACGGAGGGCGGGCCGCGGCTCCTCGGGCAGTTCGTGGCGGCCGGGGTGCTGGACGAACTCTGCCTGACGATCTCGCCGATGCTCACCGCGGGAAGCGCTCAGCGTATCGCGGGAGGGCCCGCCATGGAGGTGCCGGAACGTTTCTGTCTCACTTCCCTGCTGGAAGAGGCAGGATTCCTTTTCAGCCGGTACGGAAAGATCTGA
- a CDS encoding indole-3-glycerol phosphate synthase, whose product MIEKPLTPEDVEFVTTLHGEEQISFVVLMQPRGDQADVLLRAIDDVALGELKDAVRENEEPEGRAAREPAAIALEYSLQELRKAGAEAVGQVIEDHPLDALKTVVEESGADEVIVLTAPHYVEEFFHRDWASRARHKVGVPVLKLFAHNE is encoded by the coding sequence ATGATCGAGAAGCCCCTGACGCCCGAGGACGTGGAGTTCGTCACCACCCTCCACGGTGAGGAGCAGATCTCGTTCGTCGTGCTCATGCAGCCCCGCGGCGACCAGGCCGACGTACTGCTGCGCGCGATCGACGACGTGGCCCTCGGTGAACTCAAGGACGCGGTCCGGGAGAACGAGGAGCCGGAGGGCAGGGCCGCGCGGGAACCGGCCGCGATCGCGCTGGAGTACTCCCTCCAGGAGCTGCGCAAGGCGGGGGCGGAGGCCGTCGGGCAGGTGATCGAGGACCACCCCCTGGACGCGCTGAAGACCGTGGTCGAGGAATCCGGGGCCGACGAGGTCATCGTGCTGACGGCCCCGCACTACGTCGAGGAGTTCTTCCACCGTGACTGGGCGTCACGGGCCCGTCACAAGGTCGGTGTACCGGTGCTCAAGCTCTTCGCGCACAACGAATAG
- a CDS encoding DUF4956 domain-containing protein: MNFDLQELSGTFSVADVVAAMALSFVLSTVIGYVYRYTHRNVSYSQSYVQTLVVVGMIVALIMLVVGSNLARAFSLVGALSVVRFRNAVKETRDVGFIFLAMAIGMACGARFYTLAAVGAVVICVVVVVMHKFNWFALDVQRQVVKVQVPAGEDYTPAIRDVLIKYTSEFELVSTETIRGGALNEVFYTVRMKKGTEPGDLVTALQERTSGQRVTVLTGYDTTDL; encoded by the coding sequence GTGAACTTCGATCTGCAGGAACTCAGCGGGACGTTCAGCGTCGCCGACGTCGTCGCGGCCATGGCGCTGTCGTTCGTCCTGAGCACGGTCATCGGCTACGTCTACCGGTACACGCACCGCAACGTGTCGTACAGCCAGTCCTACGTCCAGACGCTGGTCGTCGTCGGCATGATCGTCGCCCTGATCATGCTGGTCGTCGGATCCAACCTCGCCCGTGCGTTCTCCCTGGTCGGCGCGTTGTCCGTGGTCCGGTTCCGTAACGCGGTCAAGGAGACGCGGGACGTCGGCTTCATCTTCCTGGCCATGGCGATCGGTATGGCCTGCGGAGCCCGCTTCTACACGCTGGCCGCCGTCGGCGCCGTCGTCATCTGCGTCGTGGTCGTCGTCATGCACAAGTTCAACTGGTTCGCGCTCGACGTCCAGCGCCAGGTCGTCAAGGTCCAGGTCCCGGCGGGCGAGGACTACACGCCGGCCATCCGCGACGTCCTGATCAAGTACACCAGCGAGTTCGAGCTGGTGAGCACCGAGACGATCCGGGGCGGGGCGCTGAACGAGGTCTTCTACACGGTCCGGATGAAGAAGGGCACCGAGCCGGGCGACCTGGTCACCGCCCTGCAGGAACGTACCTCCGGCCAGCGGGTCACCGTGCTGACCGGTTACGACACGACCGACCTGTGA
- the zapE gene encoding cell division protein ZapE — protein sequence MVVSSSSTAVPGQSPISETAPQSLCAREPRVPADRLVAEMVPPPRFDAVRFDTYRPDPDQPSQHEAVEVLSSFAAGLGGAHATGTGRRRWFGKKTAAAPAGTRGVYLDGGYGVGKTHLLASLWHATPAAPSLKAFGTFVELTNLVGALGFQQTVQTLSGHRLLCIDEFELDDPGDTVLVSSLLSRLVEAGVALAATSNTLPGKLGEGRFAAADFLREIQGLSAHFRPLRIDGEDYRHRGLPEAPPPYSPEQVTKAAYATQGASLDDFPALLGHLARVHPSRYGALTDGIAAVCLTDVEPVPDQSTALRLVVLADRLYDREVPVLASGVPFDRLFSDDMLNGGYRKKYFRAISRLTALARDAKGLVGQ from the coding sequence ATGGTTGTGTCGTCCTCCTCCACCGCCGTGCCGGGGCAGAGCCCCATATCCGAAACGGCCCCGCAGTCCCTGTGCGCCCGCGAGCCGCGCGTCCCCGCCGACCGTCTGGTCGCGGAGATGGTGCCGCCCCCACGGTTCGACGCGGTGCGCTTCGATACGTACCGGCCGGATCCGGACCAGCCGAGCCAGCACGAGGCGGTCGAGGTGCTCAGCTCGTTCGCGGCCGGGCTCGGCGGCGCCCACGCCACGGGGACGGGCAGGCGCCGCTGGTTCGGGAAGAAGACGGCGGCCGCCCCCGCCGGGACGCGCGGGGTCTACCTCGACGGCGGGTACGGCGTCGGCAAGACCCATCTGCTGGCGTCCCTCTGGCACGCCACCCCGGCGGCCCCCTCCCTCAAGGCGTTCGGCACCTTCGTCGAGCTGACGAACCTGGTCGGCGCGCTGGGCTTCCAGCAGACCGTGCAGACCCTGAGCGGGCACCGGCTGCTCTGCATCGACGAGTTCGAGCTGGACGACCCGGGCGACACCGTCCTGGTGTCGTCCCTGCTCAGCAGGCTCGTCGAGGCCGGTGTGGCGCTGGCCGCCACCTCGAACACGCTGCCGGGGAAGCTCGGTGAGGGCCGGTTCGCGGCCGCGGACTTCCTCCGCGAGATCCAGGGCCTCTCGGCCCATTTCCGGCCCCTGCGGATCGACGGCGAGGACTACCGCCACCGCGGGCTGCCCGAGGCCCCGCCGCCGTACTCGCCGGAGCAGGTCACGAAGGCCGCGTACGCCACGCAGGGCGCTTCGCTGGACGACTTCCCGGCCCTGCTGGGGCATCTCGCCCGGGTCCACCCGAGCCGGTACGGCGCGCTGACCGACGGGATCGCGGCGGTCTGCCTCACCGACGTGGAGCCGGTGCCCGACCAGTCGACGGCGCTGCGGCTCGTGGTGCTCGCGGACCGGCTCTACGACCGGGAGGTCCCGGTCCTCGCGTCCGGTGTCCCCTTCGACCGGCTGTTCAGTGACGACATGCTGAACGGGGGGTACCGGAAGAAGTACTTCCGGGCCATCTCCCGTCTCACCGCACTGGCGCGTGACGCCAAGGGGCTGGTGGGGCAGTAG